The proteins below come from a single Trichocoleus desertorum ATA4-8-CV12 genomic window:
- a CDS encoding LysR family transcriptional regulator, whose amino-acid sequence MEVYQIRVFLEVARHLSFTEAADILNLTQPAVSAKIKALESEIGTSLFYRLGRKIQLTEVGRFLLAEGQKMIDLENNLLKTIEEIKQGKLGQLKVGCTTAIAEDWLPEVLFRYRQQHPDIQTQCVVFESAESLHRALTSNQIDLGISEINLGEFAEISATAIAPIHYALIVATNHPLTKQKWLSLKELQKQNWVMLPASSTNRLILESRLTELGLSIADFSQIETVDTLSLVRTYLTQGNYVGFASDLEFKAERQSRILTSIPLQEFPLPGNVFLLLPQRLSQSAALPSDRSSRKALSLNPIQKFVALVQPAPASPAADSPARETSVRLRSPSLITRSHQTHHPETITIRIGMQNATIPTVTGGLVIQRLGLLEHFLPRNGRYSSTQYQIQWQDFSLGAPIIQGLQSGQLDIGLLGDYPSLLSAVPPSGSPHPVTKTRLVSFVSANPDGSCNAVIVPHESKLNSLEDLRGRVIAVPFSSSAHGMVMRSLQAANLLSDVTIAALDQANLNRPFQHPNKLADGYAHFAPFHAIACRQGKFRYLLDDDLSGLPAFHAVVVSEVLAEQHPEIVIAYLKALQAAQYWCANTSSALPLISRWTQLDAEIIVQLLSSTFQKQQPDRFFSEMTIRPDWIAQHIAQLSLIPGNENLKAIDLNQWIQSDLLQTAKSQI is encoded by the coding sequence GTGGAGGTTTATCAAATTCGGGTTTTTCTGGAAGTTGCGCGACATTTAAGCTTTACTGAGGCGGCAGATATCCTGAATTTGACCCAGCCTGCGGTGAGTGCCAAAATTAAAGCCTTGGAGTCAGAAATTGGCACTTCCCTTTTCTATCGTCTAGGTCGCAAGATTCAGCTCACAGAAGTCGGTCGATTTCTATTGGCTGAAGGTCAAAAGATGATTGATTTAGAAAATAATTTACTCAAAACGATTGAAGAAATTAAACAGGGGAAATTGGGTCAATTGAAGGTAGGCTGCACGACTGCGATCGCTGAAGACTGGCTACCTGAGGTGCTTTTTCGCTATCGTCAACAGCACCCTGATATTCAAACTCAGTGTGTTGTATTTGAATCAGCCGAAAGTTTGCATCGAGCTTTGACCAGCAACCAAATTGATTTAGGTATTTCAGAAATTAATTTGGGTGAGTTTGCCGAAATATCAGCTACAGCGATCGCCCCTATTCACTATGCTTTGATTGTGGCAACCAACCATCCTTTAACCAAACAGAAATGGTTAAGCTTAAAGGAGCTGCAAAAACAAAATTGGGTGATGCTTCCTGCTAGTTCTACCAATCGCCTCATCTTGGAATCTCGATTAACCGAATTAGGGCTATCAATCGCTGATTTTTCTCAGATTGAAACTGTTGATACTTTAAGCTTGGTACGAACTTATTTGACTCAAGGAAATTATGTAGGATTTGCCTCAGATCTTGAATTCAAAGCTGAGCGGCAATCCCGTATTTTGACGAGCATTCCACTCCAAGAATTTCCTTTGCCAGGGAATGTGTTTTTGTTGTTGCCCCAGCGCTTAAGTCAGTCAGCTGCACTGCCCAGCGATCGCTCCAGTCGTAAAGCTTTGAGCTTAAACCCAATCCAAAAATTTGTGGCTCTGGTGCAACCTGCTCCAGCTTCTCCCGCTGCTGACTCTCCGGCAAGAGAAACCTCTGTGCGACTGCGATCGCCTAGTTTAATTACGCGATCTCATCAAACTCATCACCCTGAAACGATCACCATTCGGATTGGTATGCAAAATGCTACGATTCCTACGGTGACAGGAGGTTTGGTAATTCAGCGCTTAGGCTTGCTAGAACATTTCTTGCCTAGAAACGGTCGCTACAGTTCCACTCAATATCAGATTCAGTGGCAAGATTTCTCGCTGGGTGCTCCCATTATTCAAGGGTTACAGTCAGGGCAACTAGATATTGGCTTACTAGGCGACTATCCTTCCCTACTCAGCGCCGTTCCTCCTTCAGGTTCTCCCCATCCAGTGACTAAAACTCGCTTGGTCAGTTTTGTCTCTGCCAATCCAGATGGTTCCTGTAATGCCGTGATTGTGCCCCACGAATCCAAATTAAATAGCTTGGAAGACTTGCGGGGTCGAGTGATTGCGGTTCCCTTCAGTTCTTCCGCCCACGGTATGGTGATGCGATCGCTACAAGCAGCCAATCTCTTGTCAGACGTGACCATTGCCGCACTGGATCAAGCGAATCTCAACCGTCCCTTCCAGCACCCAAACAAATTGGCAGACGGATATGCCCACTTTGCACCCTTCCACGCGATCGCCTGTCGGCAAGGCAAGTTTCGTTATCTGCTGGACGATGACTTAAGCGGTCTCCCGGCATTTCATGCGGTGGTAGTGAGTGAAGTTCTAGCAGAACAACATCCAGAGATCGTAATTGCTTACTTAAAAGCTTTGCAAGCGGCTCAATATTGGTGTGCCAATACATCCTCCGCATTACCGTTGATTAGCCGTTGGACTCAGCTTGATGCCGAAATCATTGTACAACTCCTTAGCAGCACCTTCCAGAAGCAACAACCAGACCGTTTCTTCTCTGAAATGACTATTCGGCCTGATTGGATCGCCCAACATATCGCTCAACTCAGCCTCATCCCAGGCAATGAGAACCTAAAAGCGATCGACCTCAACCAATGGATTCAATCTGATCTCCTGCAAACCGCCAAATCCCAAATCTAA
- a CDS encoding type II toxin-antitoxin system VapC family toxin gives MSSLLLDTHAFIWLTEDNANLPDTLKDGIEAADVVYVSIATLWEIAIKLNIGKLSLQRSYEAIGSVIEASDITLLPISFADTAQVRNLPLHHRDPFDRILVAQAINHSLVLISRDSAFDAYSIQRLWA, from the coding sequence ATGAGTTCTTTGCTTCTGGATACTCATGCATTTATCTGGCTAACTGAAGATAATGCTAATTTGCCAGACACGCTCAAGGATGGGATTGAAGCGGCTGATGTTGTGTATGTGAGTATTGCAACTCTTTGGGAGATCGCAATCAAACTGAACATTGGCAAATTATCGCTTCAACGTAGCTACGAAGCGATTGGGTCAGTAATAGAAGCTTCAGATATCACCCTGCTCCCTATTTCTTTTGCTGATACTGCTCAAGTTCGCAATCTTCCGCTCCATCACCGAGATCCCTTCGATCGCATTCTGGTAGCTCAAGCTATCAATCATTCCCTAGTTTTAATTAGTCGTGACTCAGCTTTTGATGCCTACTCGATTCAGCGACTATGGGCATAA
- a CDS encoding ABC transporter permease, whose translation MSSSSSSKRSSKTTWFSSLGGFVSQLRNQPQRRQPSARLPFPTGKVLRQSLSLVLFFGIWQLLCMARFNFFVSFEFLPSPLEVFYATVEFFTGNAMIHIKASAIRVLVGFSVATLLGVSLGILIGWFQKIEDLIFLPLEILRPIPAVAWIPLAILMFPTSEAGMIYITFLGAFFPILISTIRGVEGTDVILLRVGQCLGAKQWHIFKDIVVPGAMPCIASGLVIGMGNSWFCLVTAEILAGRYGVGYITWESYVTSNYPPIVMGMLLIGLMGLFSTYLVDRLTCLLMPWRSTQKQRA comes from the coding sequence ATGTCTAGCTCCTCTTCTTCAAAGCGTTCTAGCAAAACTACTTGGTTCAGCAGCTTGGGTGGCTTTGTGAGTCAACTGCGAAACCAACCTCAACGTAGGCAGCCGTCTGCTCGTTTGCCCTTTCCCACAGGTAAAGTACTCAGGCAATCCCTTTCTTTGGTTCTCTTTTTTGGGATTTGGCAATTGCTCTGTATGGCAAGGTTTAATTTCTTTGTCAGCTTTGAGTTTTTGCCATCTCCGTTAGAAGTTTTTTACGCGACTGTGGAATTCTTCACGGGCAACGCGATGATACATATTAAAGCCAGCGCCATTCGAGTGCTAGTTGGCTTTAGCGTCGCCACTTTATTGGGAGTGAGCTTAGGGATCTTAATCGGTTGGTTTCAAAAAATTGAAGACTTAATCTTTCTGCCTCTAGAAATTCTGCGGCCTATCCCAGCCGTGGCTTGGATTCCCTTAGCAATTTTGATGTTTCCCACCTCCGAAGCAGGGATGATCTACATCACCTTTTTGGGGGCCTTCTTTCCTATCCTCATTAGTACTATCCGGGGGGTTGAGGGAACAGATGTGATTTTGCTCAGAGTGGGGCAATGTCTAGGAGCTAAGCAGTGGCATATCTTTAAGGATATTGTGGTCCCTGGTGCCATGCCTTGTATTGCTAGCGGTCTGGTGATTGGCATGGGAAATTCTTGGTTTTGTTTGGTGACGGCTGAAATCTTGGCAGGTCGCTATGGTGTGGGATACATCACTTGGGAGTCTTATGTCACTTCCAACTATCCTCCCATTGTCATGGGTATGTTGTTGATTGGTTTGATGGGATTGTTTAGTACTTACTTAGTCGATCGCTTGACTTGTTTACTCATGCCTTGGCGGAGCACTCAGAAACAACGAGCTTAG
- a CDS encoding HEAT repeat domain-containing protein, which produces MSVETNQELEPWLEMLRSPEVSDRLVAVKTLQHLGDEAALTPLVTALQDESTVVQKLAVTALWELANPAAVPALIGCLASPEQEIREEAQSALGELISPDHLLLLLDALQQEDTNLQFHALVLLRKIHDVQSLPYVLPFFAAESPDLREAAITTLRYLNQVDRCQPALALLQDPLETVRRAAALTLGHLSDAEVVPLLSQALTIDADWQVRRNAAKSLAIHAVSAAIPTLQQALTDEHWQVRKAVAQALQKTPDKQVMPALVRALADEYSDVRREAAIALGNLAHPAAVHPLQQALDDPDRDVCIYAQRAIQKIQNSLNATPNA; this is translated from the coding sequence ATGTCTGTGGAGACAAATCAAGAACTAGAACCGTGGTTGGAGATGTTGCGATCGCCTGAGGTGAGCGATCGCTTGGTCGCTGTCAAAACCCTACAGCATTTGGGTGATGAGGCAGCTCTGACGCCACTAGTGACAGCATTGCAAGATGAAAGTACTGTGGTACAAAAGCTAGCGGTAACAGCGCTTTGGGAGTTGGCAAATCCAGCCGCAGTGCCAGCATTGATCGGCTGTTTAGCCTCTCCTGAGCAGGAAATCCGAGAGGAAGCACAATCCGCTTTAGGGGAGCTAATCTCTCCCGATCACTTGCTGTTGTTGCTCGATGCCTTACAGCAAGAGGATACTAACTTACAGTTCCATGCGCTGGTGCTGCTGCGTAAGATTCATGATGTGCAGTCTCTACCTTATGTATTGCCATTTTTTGCTGCTGAATCACCAGACCTTCGTGAAGCCGCAATCACTACTTTGCGTTATTTAAATCAAGTCGATCGCTGTCAGCCTGCCTTGGCACTGCTACAAGATCCATTAGAAACGGTGCGACGGGCCGCTGCTTTGACCTTGGGACATTTGAGCGACGCAGAAGTGGTGCCTCTGTTGAGCCAAGCTCTAACAATCGATGCTGATTGGCAGGTACGCCGGAATGCGGCTAAGTCTCTCGCCATTCATGCAGTGTCAGCCGCAATCCCCACCCTTCAGCAAGCTCTAACCGATGAGCATTGGCAGGTACGGAAAGCTGTGGCTCAAGCGCTTCAGAAAACCCCTGACAAACAGGTAATGCCTGCCTTAGTCAGAGCGTTGGCAGACGAATATTCTGATGTCCGACGAGAGGCCGCGATCGCCTTGGGCAACTTGGCTCATCCTGCTGCTGTTCACCCCTTGCAACAGGCACTAGATGATCCGGATAGAGATGTGTGCATCTACGCCCAACGAGCCATCCAAAAAATTCAGAACTCCCTCAACGCGACTCCTAATGCCTAG
- a CDS encoding 4Fe-4S dicluster domain-containing protein: protein MALTTQRVDVPVIVDESKCLEKCTACIEVCPLDVLAKNPETGKAYMKYDECWFCLPCEKECPTNAITVKIPFLLR, encoded by the coding sequence ATGGCATTAACGACGCAACGAGTAGATGTGCCTGTAATCGTGGATGAGTCGAAGTGTTTGGAAAAGTGCACGGCTTGTATTGAAGTTTGTCCGCTGGATGTGTTGGCGAAGAACCCTGAGACAGGGAAAGCTTACATGAAATATGACGAGTGTTGGTTCTGCTTACCCTGTGAAAAGGAATGCCCGACCAATGCGATCACAGTGAAAATTCCATTCTTGTTAAGGTAA
- a CDS encoding Mrp/NBP35 family ATP-binding protein — MPSHSSPFRSTSLAEASPEAAPDPSLLARQSEVVARLKQAVDPILKSDIVSLGMVRNLRLVEDYVYLRLYVGTHQQELEAQVRSRLSDLTWCKKVYVQLCTIPGVKTTLAISSGKGGVGKSTVSVNLAAALAQQGAKVGILDADVYGPNIPQMLGLSQTEVQIVETPAGQRFIPLEAHGIKVMSVGLLAEPDHPLAWRGPVLHKIITQFIQEVEWGELDYLLIDLPPGTGDAQITIIQESPIRGVLLVTTPQQVAVADVRRSIHMFRRVGVPVLGIIENMSYLVCGQCGDRTPIFGSGGGQQLATELQAPLLGEVPIVAPICQGGDAGQPIAIADPNALASQVFQQIASSIHQTFNPMI; from the coding sequence ATGCCTAGCCATTCTTCTCCTTTTCGATCCACTAGTCTAGCTGAAGCATCTCCTGAAGCGGCTCCTGATCCGTCCTTGCTAGCGCGTCAATCAGAAGTGGTGGCTCGTCTGAAGCAAGCAGTAGACCCCATTCTAAAGAGTGACATTGTCAGCTTAGGTATGGTGCGTAATCTCCGACTTGTAGAGGATTATGTTTACCTGCGGCTTTATGTTGGTACCCATCAACAGGAGCTAGAAGCCCAAGTGCGATCGCGCTTGTCTGATTTAACCTGGTGCAAAAAGGTCTATGTTCAGCTCTGCACGATTCCAGGTGTCAAGACCACACTAGCGATCTCTAGCGGCAAAGGAGGGGTGGGCAAGTCAACCGTATCGGTGAATTTAGCAGCAGCTCTAGCCCAACAGGGAGCGAAGGTTGGGATCTTGGATGCCGATGTCTATGGCCCCAATATTCCGCAGATGTTGGGTCTCAGCCAAACAGAAGTGCAAATTGTGGAGACTCCAGCAGGACAGCGATTTATCCCTTTGGAAGCTCATGGCATCAAAGTGATGTCAGTAGGATTATTGGCCGAACCCGACCATCCCTTAGCGTGGCGGGGGCCTGTGCTCCACAAAATTATTACGCAGTTCATTCAAGAAGTAGAGTGGGGTGAATTAGATTATCTCTTGATCGATCTACCCCCTGGAACCGGAGACGCTCAAATCACAATTATTCAAGAGAGTCCGATCCGGGGTGTTCTGTTGGTCACGACTCCCCAGCAGGTCGCAGTTGCCGATGTGCGCCGGAGTATCCATATGTTCCGGCGGGTGGGGGTTCCGGTGCTCGGCATTATCGAAAATATGAGCTATCTGGTTTGTGGTCAATGTGGCGATCGCACCCCCATCTTCGGCAGTGGTGGAGGTCAGCAGTTAGCCACCGAGTTACAAGCTCCCTTACTCGGAGAAGTGCCGATCGTGGCTCCCATTTGTCAAGGCGGAGATGCAGGTCAGCCGATCGCGATCGCAGACCCCAATGCCCTAGCTAGTCAAGTGTTTCAGCAAATTGCGAGTAGTATTCACCAAACTTTCAACCCCATGATCTAG
- a CDS encoding DUF2281 domain-containing protein produces the protein MLEIEILATLDKLPDSLKQEVLHYAEFLAEKYTNKTIENTSEIQPSEKKRRAGIMKGTFVLPLADDFDEPLEDFQEYME, from the coding sequence ATGCTAGAAATAGAGATTTTAGCCACGCTTGACAAATTGCCTGACTCTCTCAAGCAGGAAGTTCTACATTATGCAGAGTTTCTTGCGGAGAAGTACACGAATAAAACTATAGAAAATACCTCTGAAATTCAGCCTTCTGAGAAAAAAAGACGAGCAGGAATAATGAAAGGTACGTTTGTCTTGCCGTTAGCAGATGACTTTGATGAGCCGCTAGAAGATTTTCAGGAATATATGGAATGA
- the lysS gene encoding lysine--tRNA ligase encodes MSSEQSRPETQSNSTLEEIRATRLQKVEQLKQAGLTPYAYRWEVTHHAADLQAKFADLPDGAEDPLEVAIAGRIMARRVFGKLAFFALQDETGTIQLYLDKKKIQESMVEPPDAFNLLKQLTDVGDIIGVRGNIKRTEKGELSVYVSEYAILTKSLLPLPDKWHGLTDIAKRYRQRYVDMIVNPEVRETFRRRALITAAIRRYLDQQGFIEIETPVLQSEAGGAEARPFITYHNTLEMDLYLRIATELHLKRLIVGGFEKVFELGRVFRNEGISTRHNPEFTTIEVYQAYVDYNDMMALTEALITYAAQEVLGTLEITYQGEAIALTLPWRRATMHELVQEKTGIDFSQFQSLDDAKAAARQARIEGADECESIGHILNEAFEQKVEATLIQPTFVIDYPVEISPLAKPHRSEPGLVERFELFIVGRETANSFSELTDPIDQRQRLEAQAARKEAGDLEANDVDEDFLTALEYGMPPTGGLGIGIDRLVMLLTNSPSIRDAIAFPLLKPETSLIEAHKYDPKTQTLEIVLRGLAYKYHDVPEVVYQGLETATSKGQYFNEHIKPKYTCEKVG; translated from the coding sequence ATGTCTTCTGAGCAGTCCCGACCCGAAACTCAATCGAACTCAACCCTAGAAGAAATTCGTGCGACCCGCCTGCAAAAGGTGGAGCAACTGAAACAAGCGGGACTGACTCCCTATGCCTACCGTTGGGAAGTTACCCATCACGCTGCCGACTTGCAAGCTAAATTTGCCGATTTGCCCGATGGTGCGGAAGACCCACTAGAAGTCGCGATCGCTGGACGCATCATGGCGCGACGGGTATTTGGTAAGCTGGCCTTCTTCGCTTTGCAAGACGAAACTGGCACCATTCAGCTTTACCTAGATAAAAAGAAAATTCAGGAAAGCATGGTAGAGCCGCCAGATGCTTTCAACTTGCTGAAACAGCTCACAGATGTGGGCGACATTATTGGCGTGCGCGGCAACATCAAGCGGACAGAAAAAGGTGAGCTGTCTGTCTACGTAAGTGAATACGCCATTCTCACCAAGTCGCTGTTACCGTTGCCTGACAAGTGGCATGGCTTAACCGATATTGCTAAGCGCTACCGCCAGCGTTATGTCGATATGATTGTTAACCCAGAGGTGCGCGAAACCTTTCGACGGCGGGCACTGATTACCGCAGCCATTCGACGCTATTTAGACCAACAAGGCTTTATCGAAATCGAAACTCCAGTGCTTCAGAGTGAGGCGGGGGGCGCAGAGGCACGACCGTTCATCACCTACCACAACACTTTGGAGATGGATCTGTATCTCCGGATCGCTACCGAACTGCACTTAAAGCGGCTGATTGTAGGTGGCTTTGAGAAAGTGTTTGAGCTGGGGCGCGTATTCCGCAATGAAGGGATCTCAACCAGACATAACCCCGAATTCACCACAATCGAGGTTTACCAGGCTTACGTTGACTACAACGACATGATGGCGTTGACCGAGGCGTTGATTACCTACGCGGCTCAGGAAGTGTTGGGTACGCTTGAGATTACCTATCAAGGGGAAGCGATCGCCCTAACTCTACCTTGGCGACGAGCCACCATGCATGAGCTAGTGCAAGAGAAAACAGGCATCGACTTTAGCCAGTTTCAAAGCTTAGACGATGCCAAAGCTGCGGCGCGTCAAGCCAGGATTGAGGGTGCTGATGAGTGTGAATCCATCGGGCATATTCTCAACGAAGCCTTTGAGCAAAAAGTGGAAGCAACGTTGATTCAACCGACGTTTGTAATTGATTACCCCGTTGAAATTTCTCCGCTAGCCAAGCCCCACCGCTCCGAGCCTGGACTGGTCGAGCGGTTTGAGTTGTTCATTGTCGGTCGCGAAACTGCAAATAGTTTCTCGGAGTTAACCGACCCGATCGATCAACGCCAACGCTTAGAAGCGCAAGCGGCTCGTAAAGAGGCAGGTGATCTCGAAGCGAATGATGTGGATGAAGACTTCTTAACAGCTCTGGAATATGGCATGCCACCCACCGGGGGATTGGGAATTGGCATCGATCGCCTAGTGATGTTGTTAACGAATAGCCCCAGCATTCGAGACGCGATCGCTTTTCCACTCCTCAAGCCTGAAACCAGCTTGATTGAAGCACACAAGTATGATCCCAAAACTCAGACGCTAGAGATTGTACTGCGTGGTCTTGCCTATAAGTATCACGATGTCCCCGAAGTGGTGTATCAAGGCTTAGAAACTGCCACCTCTAAAGGCCAATACTTTAACGAGCACATCAAGCCCAAATACACCTGTGAGAAGGTAGGTTAA
- a CDS encoding fumarate reductase/succinate dehydrogenase flavoprotein subunit: MDTQWLKTDVLVIGGGTAGTMAAIKAKQANPEGDVLVLEKANIRRSGAIAMGMDGVNTAVIPGHSTPEQYVREVTIANDGILDQKAVYQTGKLGYETIQELESWGVKFQKDAQGNYDLKQVHRVGKYVLPMPEGKDLKTILARQVKRHKARVTNRVMATRILVKDGRAIGAVGFDVRSGDFVVIQAKAVILCTGACGRLGLPASGYLYGTYENPTNAGDGYSMAYQAGAELSNIECFQINPLMKDYNGPACAYVASPFGAYTANAEGHRFISCDYWSGQMMLEVWKELNSGKGPVQLKMTHLDEDTISEIESVLWANERPSRGRFHEGRGENYRTHGVEMNISEIGLCSGHSASGVRVNEKAETTVPGLYAAGDMASVPHNYMIGAFVFGRLAGTHAVEYSEDLEHVDPDPDFLEAEKQRIYGPLSRPDGIPHTQVEYKLRRLVNDYLQPPKVDHKMEIGLRHFVCYHEALDQMGARDPHELMRCMEVHFIRDCAEMAARASLYRRESRWGLYHYRVDCPDKNNEEWFCHVIVKQDQSGEMSLFKRPVEPYVVQVDLGREVYDVAVR; this comes from the coding sequence GTGGATACTCAATGGCTGAAGACGGATGTTCTAGTGATTGGCGGCGGTACGGCTGGGACAATGGCTGCGATTAAGGCCAAGCAAGCTAACCCCGAAGGAGACGTGTTAGTCCTGGAGAAGGCTAATATCCGTCGCAGTGGAGCGATCGCGATGGGGATGGACGGGGTGAATACCGCTGTGATTCCCGGTCACTCTACACCTGAGCAGTATGTGCGAGAAGTGACGATCGCGAATGATGGCATTCTTGATCAGAAGGCAGTCTACCAAACTGGTAAGCTGGGCTACGAAACGATTCAAGAGCTAGAAAGCTGGGGCGTGAAGTTCCAAAAGGATGCCCAAGGCAACTATGACTTGAAGCAAGTGCATCGGGTCGGCAAATATGTGCTACCGATGCCCGAAGGGAAAGATTTAAAGACGATTTTGGCTCGTCAAGTAAAGCGCCACAAAGCCAGAGTTACCAATCGCGTCATGGCTACTCGAATCTTAGTCAAAGACGGTCGGGCGATCGGGGCAGTTGGGTTTGATGTCCGTAGTGGTGACTTTGTCGTGATTCAAGCCAAGGCTGTAATCCTTTGCACTGGGGCTTGCGGACGCTTGGGCTTACCTGCTTCCGGATATCTCTACGGCACCTATGAGAACCCCACCAATGCTGGAGATGGTTACTCGATGGCCTACCAAGCAGGTGCCGAGCTATCCAACATCGAATGTTTCCAGATCAACCCTTTGATGAAGGATTACAACGGGCCTGCCTGCGCTTATGTCGCCAGTCCGTTTGGTGCCTACACCGCCAATGCCGAGGGACATCGTTTCATTAGTTGCGACTACTGGAGCGGCCAAATGATGCTAGAGGTCTGGAAAGAGTTGAACTCTGGCAAAGGCCCTGTGCAATTAAAGATGACGCACTTAGATGAGGATACAATTTCTGAGATTGAATCGGTGCTCTGGGCCAATGAGCGGCCTAGCCGAGGGAGATTTCATGAGGGACGGGGAGAAAACTACCGTACCCACGGAGTCGAAATGAATATCTCCGAAATTGGTCTGTGCAGTGGTCATAGTGCTTCTGGTGTCCGAGTCAATGAAAAAGCTGAAACCACAGTCCCTGGACTTTATGCTGCGGGAGACATGGCGAGTGTGCCGCACAACTATATGATCGGAGCTTTTGTCTTTGGGCGTTTGGCAGGCACCCACGCAGTGGAATACAGCGAAGATTTGGAACATGTTGATCCTGATCCAGACTTTTTAGAAGCAGAGAAACAACGGATTTATGGCCCCTTAAGCCGTCCCGATGGTATCCCTCACACGCAAGTGGAATACAAGTTGCGGCGCTTGGTCAATGATTACCTGCAACCTCCCAAAGTTGATCACAAAATGGAGATCGGTCTCAGACATTTTGTCTGCTATCACGAAGCCTTAGACCAAATGGGAGCCCGCGATCCTCATGAGCTGATGCGTTGTATGGAAGTGCATTTTATTCGCGACTGTGCCGAGATGGCTGCAAGAGCGTCTCTATACCGCCGTGAGAGCCGCTGGGGTCTATATCACTATCGCGTAGACTGCCCAGATAAGAACAATGAGGAATGGTTCTGCCATGTGATTGTGAAGCAGGATCAGTCGGGAGAGATGAGCCTGTTTAAGCGTCCTGTAGAACCTTATGTGGTGCAGGTGGATTTGGGACGAGAAGTTTATGATGTTGCAGTTCGCTAA
- a CDS encoding ABC transporter ATP-binding protein, whose product MTKLVETKIKLPAKGLVEVEQLSVSFKSQGRYVSVLESIDLKIPPGEFVCLLGPSGCGKSTILNSIAGFIRPSRGYISVDQRLVDRPGADRGFVFQQYSLLPWKTTFQNIEFGLKIRGLSKTEREELVHEYLNRVGLYKHRHSYPHQLSGGMQQRASIVRALINSPSVLLMDEPFAALDAQTRHMMQELLLRIWSDLKTTVIFVTHDIEEAIFLSDRIFVMGVNPGRIKTTLTVPLPRPRHTDDILSPEFVQLNRQIFELIREETLKSMDV is encoded by the coding sequence ATGACAAAGTTAGTAGAAACAAAGATCAAGCTCCCAGCCAAAGGATTGGTAGAAGTTGAACAGTTGTCGGTCTCCTTCAAGAGCCAAGGCCGTTATGTTTCTGTTCTAGAGTCAATTGACTTAAAGATTCCTCCTGGTGAGTTCGTCTGTCTGCTCGGACCCTCCGGCTGTGGCAAATCTACTATCTTGAATTCGATCGCTGGTTTTATTCGACCCAGCCGAGGTTATATTTCGGTTGATCAACGCTTAGTCGATCGCCCTGGAGCTGACCGAGGATTCGTCTTTCAGCAATATTCGCTATTACCCTGGAAGACGACCTTTCAAAATATTGAGTTTGGCTTGAAGATTCGCGGGTTATCTAAGACGGAACGCGAAGAACTGGTACATGAATATCTCAATCGAGTCGGGCTTTATAAACATCGCCATTCCTACCCCCATCAGTTGTCAGGGGGAATGCAACAAAGAGCCAGTATTGTGCGGGCCTTAATCAATTCTCCTTCTGTATTGCTGATGGACGAGCCTTTTGCGGCACTGGATGCCCAAACTCGACATATGATGCAGGAGCTGTTGCTCAGGATTTGGAGCGACTTGAAAACCACAGTTATCTTCGTAACTCATGACATTGAGGAAGCAATTTTTCTCAGCGATCGCATTTTTGTCATGGGTGTGAATCCAGGCCGTATCAAAACTACTTTGACAGTGCCACTGCCTCGTCCCCGCCACACCGACGACATCTTATCTCCTGAGTTTGTGCAACTCAATCGCCAGATCTTTGAGTTGATTCGGGAAGAAACGCTGAAGAGTATGGATGTTTAG